A genomic stretch from Setaria viridis chromosome 1, Setaria_viridis_v4.0, whole genome shotgun sequence includes:
- the LOC117851025 gene encoding eukaryotic translation initiation factor 4B3, whose product MAVASAWSKPGSWALAAEEQDELPPPPPPVVPAADFPDLATAATTKVPKKKKAQSMPLSDFNSGKFVTRASRGPGPEVTTFDLPTGPRERTEEELANTRGFGAGRWGGAGGGPRGSDEPRRGGSDREDFGPSRADEADDWGAGKKPLERRAMGGFGWDSSASRADDVNDWVSTKRTAPAPFPERRERGGGGFGGDSISRADDSASWVSNKSYSAPPPLPADGRRGGPVWGFNRDGGPDADSWGRRREEMSNGGDSNLGRPRLNLQKRTLPLANGTDGEKPEDNNKEDDKEEQRPRSRSSNPFGTARPREEVLAAKGEDWRKEEPIVEKLEIQPRTRSSNPFGAARPREEVLAEKGEDWRKIDEKLEAMKVWEAPLERRSFGRRGSPLAGEENDNAQLPEARAKSLEKPNAVEAAKESEEGFETTNGSALAN is encoded by the exons ATGGCCGTCGCCTCCGCGTGGTCCAAGCCCGGCTCTTGGGCCCTCGCCGCCGAGGAGCAGGATGAGctcccccccccgccgccgcccgtcgtccccgccgccgacTTCCCcgacctcgccaccgccgccaccaccaaggtccccaagaagaagaaggcccagTCTATGCCTCTTTCCGATTTCAACTCCGGCAAGTTCGTCACGCGCGCATCCCGCGGGCCTGGCCCCGAGGTGACGACCTTCGATCTCCCCACGGGTCCCCGCGAGCGCACCGAGGAGGAGCTGGCCAACACGCGGGGCTTCGGGGCCGGGCGGtggggcggcgccggaggaggcccCCGCGGTTCCGAcgagccgcgccgcggcggATCTGACCGCGAGGACTTCGGCCCGTCgcgcgccgacgaggcggatGACTGGGGCGCCGGCAAGAAGCCCTTGGAGAGGAGGGCTATGGGAGGATTCGGCTGGGACTCCTCAGCGTCGCGTGCCGATGACGTCAATGACTGGGTCTCCACCAAGAGGACCGCACCAGCCCCGTTTCCCGAGCGaagggagcgcggcggcggcggtttcgGAGGCGACTCTATCTCGCGCGCTGACGACTCCGCGAGTTGGGTCTCTAATAAAAGCTATTCTGCGCCACCGCCCCTGCCTGCTGACGGCCGGAGGGGTGGGCCAGTTTGGGGCTTCAACAGGGATGGTGGTCCGGATGCTGATTCTTGgggcaggaggagggaggagatgagcaATGGTGGGGACAGCAACCTTGGCCGGCCCCGTCTCAATTTGCAGAAGCGGACCTTGCCGCTTGCCAATGGCACTGACGGAGAGAAGCCGGAGGATAATAATAAAGAGGATGATAAGGAGGAGCAGCGACCCAGGAGCAGGTCATCGAACCCATTTGGCACAGCCCGCCCGCGTGAGGAGGTCCTTGCTGCAAAGGGGGAGGACTGGAGGAAGGAAGAGCCTATAGTGGAGAAGCTAGAGATTCAACCAAGAACCAGATCTTCCAACCCATTTGGAGCTGCTCGCCCACGTGAGGAGGTTCTTGCTGAGAAGGGGGAGGACTGGAGGAAGATTGATGAGAAACTTGAGGCGATGAAGGTGTGGGAGGCACCACTGGAGAGGAGGTCCTTTGGGAGGAGGGGTTCACCACTTGCAGGAGAGGAGAATGACAATGCTCAACTACCTGAAGCCCGTGCTAAGAGCTTGGAAAAGCCCAATGCAGTTGAAGCTGCAAAAGAATCTGAAGAAGG atttgaaacGACCAATGGGAGTGCGCTGGCAAATTAA